The genomic DNA GAGTTGTATCGTTTTCGTTGGCTGCCTAGTGAGAAGGAGCTTTGTTCAGCTTACGATTTAAGGGATGCCGCCAAGCATTTTGGCTATCCTGATCAAGCCTCTATGCTCCGTGTATTGGATTCGATTTTTAGCTATCAGGATAAGGAAATCTGGCAGCAGCACAATACCAGCTTTGAAGAGTTTTATGAGGAGGTTCGTCATCGCCTGGTGAAGAGTATCACTGTTACTAAATCAAAAGAGGATGGCAACTACACTCCACTGGATCAAACCCGTCTCGATAACAACCTTGATCGTATTACCCGCAATGTTTTCCTGGTGATACACAGTTTGGATGAGCATGGGTGAGGCGAGGGATTATGGCTGCCAACTACACGGGCTTATTTAGTGACTATGAACTCGATCAAGCGCTTAAGCGTGCAGATGCAAAGCTTCTGGGGTTAGTAGAGTTAGCAAAGTCAGAAGAGAACGAAGTTTACAAGCAAGTTGACAAGCAAACTATCCTTGAAGAACTCATCGGTGAAGGCGGAAGCTCAGTTGTATATAGAGGGAAGGATACAGCCCTTAATAGGCCTGTCGCGGTAAAGCTTATTAAACCTAGCCTGTCCGCCTTATTTGGGGTTAAAGCATCTCCGGAAGAAGGGCAATTACAAGCCAAGTTTGACCACCCTAACATCGCGACAATTCACCGCTATGTGAATTGGCGATGCCCGGCACTTGATGGAATCATTGCCGAGCTCGGTTATGACAACATTTCCGTCTACGTGATGGAATTCGTTAGTAACGCTGAGCCCATTATAAAATCCGCTAGTCGTTTGTCGCTCAGAAGCAAACTAGATTTGATGTGCCAAACCATTTCCGCGGTTGCCGAAGCTAATCACCAAGGGGTGATTCACGCCGATATCAAGCCAGACAACATTCTTTATTCTGCTGACAACGGTAAGCTTAAAGTGATTGATATGGGGATCTCTGGTAGAGATGAGTTGAAGCAATTGAGCTCTTCACAACGCATTAAAATGGGTTCTGGCACTCCTTTTTATGCGGCTCCCGAGCAACTTGCGGGCACATTTTCGCGGATACCCGCTTGGGATGTATATAGCTGTTGTGCTGTGCTGCTAGAGTTGATTTTGGGTGAGTACAGCGAGCAAAATCTAACGCTAAAAGATGCTTTAGAAGAGCGGGGGCTGAAGCCTTAAGTGAAGCTCGGTATTTCGCCATCAACGCTCTGTCATTAGAGAGCAATAAGCTTAAAGACAGAATGCTGGAGCGGGATCTAAAGGCCATTTTGTACCGTGGTTTAAACAGTGATTTACAGGTGCGTTATCAGAATGCCGGTGAATTATTGGTCGACCTGCAAAACGCCCTCGATTGTAAACCCCTAATCAGAGAGCAGAACAAAGAAGCAAATGTTAAACGCTGGGTGCTACGAAATCCCGTAATTGCTGGCTTAGTTGTGCTGATGTGTTTGCTAGCTGTATTCAGCTCCCATAGAATTTGGCATCAGTATCAGTCCTTGGCGCTGGAGCAGCAGAGTAGTGAAGCAACGCTGAAAGAGTTATCGAGATTGATGGGAGAGAAGCGCCGCTCCGGGGCTCAAATTACTGCCGATCAGTTAGCTGTAGAGGCGAGCTCAAGAATCATGTCCTCACTGCCTTCTAACTCATCATTGAAGTTCGAACTCGCGATGATACTTGGCCAATCGATGATAGAACGGGGGCAGTGTACTCAAGCGCTGGAGCCGGCTCAATATGCCCATCAGCATGGGCAAAGCCAATTAGTTTATGATGCACCTGAGCGTATAGCAGCGACCCTACTTTACGTCGAAGCCTTGCAATGTCAGCAGAGCTTCGAGAACCGTCAGCAATCCTTTGCAATCTTGAAGTCTGTGCAATCAGTGCTAGATAACAGCCTGTTGCATAAGACACCGGCTAACCTAGCTGAGCTGAAAAGCCACTTAGTTAGTCTATCGCTAGTTGCAGAAGAAAGCATATATACCGGTATGTCGGACTATAGAGCTAGCTATTGGCAGGCTTGGGATTTGCTGTTGACTGCTTATGAGTCCCCCTTATGGCAAGACTTGAAGCTGAAACAGAAAGGCGAACTAGTTCATTACTTAAGTGTTGAGTTACCAGAACGCCTAAACAAGCTTGTTGTTAATTGGGCGGACACAGGAGCAAGCCATCAAGCTGCGAGTCACGCTTCTGCTCGTTTCAAGCGTTCCGGTTTGCAGCTTTCTGAAGAGTTGGCACTACAAGCTCAGGGAAGTGAAGGTGAGCAGTTGGATCAAGCCGACATTATTAAATTGCAGCAAGGCTTGCAGGCGCTCTTAGGCCTGCTTAACGCTAACTAATAGAGAAATAAACAATGACAAAGCCTTTAAGTATCAAGATTGCACTGTGGTTAATGCTGCTATCGTTGTCCCTTTCATTAATTGGGGCTTTCGTTACTGGCTTAGTCGGATTACTAAGTACCTATCAAGTTTTGTCGACGCTTCCTTTTTATGGCCTAACGGCTGTGCTGATTTACTTTATTCATCGGCGCAGCAAGCTGTCGCGCGTACTGTATTCAGCAATGCTGTTGATTAGCATCTTTATGGTGTTCAAAGCTTCTCCAAGTCGGATGTCGCAGCCTGATTACTTATATACCTCACTGCTTCTGATTCCAGAAGCCTTGGCAGTTATACTAATGCATCTAGAGAGCTCCCGTGCGTGGTTTTTGGGAAAGAACTTGGTGAAATTAGAAAGCACCACAAGACGGCCAAATAGCCAGACAAGCAAATAAGCGAAGTAATTCTTCTCACTCTTTTAGCAAATGAATAGCAGCCAACAAAATCACTTTTGCGCTTGGTGCATAGGAAAAATTTAGCTCTTTCCTACGCATAATTTTTCTAGAAAGACTTTGACTGTCGGCCTTATTAGAGCACGTTATTGTCATATAAAACGTACTGTTTGTTGGTTATTTAATCAATGGCTGTTTTATTTTGTTCTTGGTCAATTTTACGATTAAGGCATTGATATATTAAACACTTTCGTAGTTATTAGTCGGTGGCTAGAAGATTATTATGCTGACTAAAGTTAATCTCTTACAAGGAATGTATTTATGTTGTTGCGCTTGTTTTGCATCTTAGTTGTTGCTTGCTCTATCTCTGCATGTGGTGGTGGGGGCGATAGCAGCGGAGGCTCTACTCCCCCCAGCGAACCCATGGTTTTTAATCTATTTACTGATCAAAGTAGCTATTATCTCGAAGAGGAAAGTGAAACCTTGTTGCAGGTAACAAGCTCTCGTAGTGATGATGATTTAGGCTTCTCTATTAGCAATGATGCTTATGTCAGTTTTGAGATAGTGACTCAAAGCGATAACTCAATCACTTTGCGTATTAAAAGCCAGCAAGTTGATCGGCCTCGCCTAGCTAATTTGCGGGTTACCGCTAGTCTCGGTGATGAACAAACGTATCTAGACTTATATTTTTCAATTAATAATACCAGCGCAACAGCTTTAGTGGCTGATGTTACAACCCTTATTACTTCAGAAGGAGGGAAAGCAGCTTTTGAAGAACTTGCTGATGTGGCTGATTACTACCTGAAAATGGCTTACTACAGTAAGCAAATTACGGCCTCTGAACGTGAAAACATTACTGGTCAACTAAGTGCGACTTCTGTCTTATCAGTAAATCAAATTGAGGAAGATTATGCTAGCTATCTTGAGGGAGATATTTCTGATGTTGAGTTGAATAATCTCTATCTGTCAGCCTTGGAGCATTTTAATGTTAGCGCTGCTGGTTTTTGGAACCTTCTTGAAGCGGTACAAGCTGAGTTAGCCGGGGCACTTCCTGAGATCGATGCGTTTTCTTTACAGGTGGACTCAACACTGCAGCAAGTGTCATTTTTTATTGGTAACCCATCCTTTGGTAGCTCACACGATGCGCAATGGGTCTTCCTCGAGCAGTACGATTTTCTAGGAGCTTTGCTGCCTAACGTTCCTGGCTTTGGCGGACAGTGTCTTGCTGATAGTTCTTCCTTTTCTGCCAACTCATCTCAAGCCCTCTAGGAGCATAACCAATGTATAAAGCATTTTTATCTGTTGTATTGGCTGTAATTGTTGGCCTTTCGAGTAGCTCTGTACTGGCTATAGCTTCTCAAGATCTTCCTGTCCGAGTAGTGGTAAAGCCAAAGCTTAAGGCGCAGAGCTCTATCGGAAGTGGTTATCGTACGCTTAGATTCAGTGGTGACCCTGAAGAGGTTATTAAGTCACTGCAGGAGACTGGCCTATATTCGTTAGTTGAATTAGATGTTGTTGTTTCAAACAACCCACCAGTTAAAAGTCAAAGTGGATTCAAAGAATTCTTTTTCGATAATGTTCCTTACAATCTGATTTCAGAAGAAGGTTTTGCTGGCCTAACAGTGTTGAATGATGAGCACTTTGCAGGTCAGTATAGCTGGATGCATTATAATACTGATTTTACTGGCGCGTCTCGTGAGTTTAAATCTGGTAGTAATATTCTGAAAGCGTATAGCGCCGTAGAACCAAATAACACAGTAGATGTCGTTGTGCTTGACGGTGGCTTCCCAGCTCCAGGTTATACAACTGACATCGCTTTTGCGGCTGATAGTTACGACTTCACCACTTTGAACTCAAAGCGTGATGCTGTTTACTACGAAGATGATCTGAACGGTTGTGATCACGGCTATGGTGTGGCTTCAATCCTTGGCGCGGTAGCGAACAATGGTGTTGGTGGTGCTGGTATGGGTGAGTTCTCAATCACTGCTGGTAAAGTGTTGTCATGTGATGTTGGTTATCTTTCAGATTCAGCAGATGCACTACGCTGGGCTGCTGGTGGCGAAACTGAATACTATGCTTACGATGAAGCAAATGACACTTGGTATTGGGAAGTTGTCCCAGCCCGTGAAAAAGTGGCTGATGTGGTCAACATGAGCTTGGGTGGCGAAAGCTATGAGTGTCCTGACTACATGCAAGAAGCGGTAGACTTCGCTATTTCACAAGGTACTACTGTGGTAGTAGCAGCGGGTAACGATAACCTAGATGCTTCGCAGTTTGCTCCTGCTAACTGTCGTGGCGTTATCACTGTAGGTGCGCTTGAACTAGGCGGTGCAAAGGCTGATTTCTCTAACTTTGGTGAAAATGTTGATGTAGCAGCTCTTGGTGTAGAAGTTAGTGCGGCATGTGCTTACGGTGAAGGCTGCTGGTGGTCTGGTACTTCATTCGCTTCACCTCTAGTAGCGGGTCAGCTTGCGATGATTAAGTCTGAGGTGCCAGAGCTGTCACCTGCGGAAGTAGAATACCTGTTGAAGCAAACGGCTAACCCATTCAACATGGACTTGGCAGACAACATCGACAACAGCTGTGCAGCTGGTCGCTGTGGCGCAGGTGTGACCGATGCCTTTGCTTTCTTGGAAGCTGCTCGTGAGTTCGATGCCGGTTCGTTATTCTCTATCCGTCATGTACTGCAAGATGAAGAGTGCCCCGAGGCGTTGTTCCTGAATGCGACAGGACAGAGCTTGCGTTTGTGTGAAATGTACGAAGCGACACTTGGCTTGCCTGATGACACTGTTTCACACTATGAGCTTTATCGAGTACCAGTTTCAGAAAGTATTCTTAGTACCGAATTCGGAGAACTTATCGCTAGTAGTAATAGTGTTAAGCTAGTCTTAGGTGATATAGACAGTAGTGAATATCGTTACGGGGTTAAGGCATGTATGGACGACGTTTGTGCAGCAGAGTTGGTAGAGCTTAATACGAACTCGATATCTAAACCTGCATCTTGTACTGGAATATAGTCCATCAATAATGAGTCATAGCTAAACGAGGTATCTTGGGTTAAGGATTAGGAAGCACTATTGTTGCTTCCATTTTATAAATTCAAGTCCGCCGACTTTACCATATTTAGAAAAAAGGCGAGCTAAGCTTCAATGCCGTTCACTTAAGGTGAACGGTATTTTTATTTCTAGCGTATCGCTGCGGTCTGGGCTTAACGCATCTGGGAAAGGTTCGTTCTCGCCTTGGTGGAAGAATGAGGCTCTCTGCCATCCCATAAAAATGCTTGAGCTGCCGAGGAATTGCCCCTGGGCTGGAATAAGGCAGTCCTACCAATAACCTCATGACATGCGCTAACGCGCCATTGAAACTCAGCTGGTAAGGCAAGTAGCTCCCTTTCAACGCAAAGCACATTTCAACCATTTGATACCGTATCAAGTTATAGCTCAGCAAAATGCCCCATAGCTCTTGGCGCACCAGCTCCGGTTTACGGCTTCTGGGTGTCAAACGCTCCCCCAACATAAACTGCTTTTGCTCTCGGTATCCCAGTTCGATTTCCCAACGGTGTCCATACAGTGAACCAATATCTGCTGCTGGAAAGCGCATCGGGTCAATCATGGAAGTGAGTACCTCAAATGTCTTGCCATTGATGTTGCGAGTCACGAGACGAGCAGTCATCGTTTCGGATAGTTCTGGCCATAACTTACGCGCTCTAGGATTACTGGTAAGGGTGACAAGTTTATCGTTACGCCCAAGGCTTCTCAGCACGGTATATTGGGTGTTTTTCTTTAATGGCAGAAGCCAGTGGCGCTCAGTACCTGCACTCTGCCAAGCATGCAGTAGCCCCATGGAATAAAAGCCACGGTCGAACATCGTTAGGCTATGGTCTGGTGTATCTTTAATCAGCTTTTCGGCTAACACCATTTCGTTGACGTTGTAGTCGTCGAAGGCGCTGGCGGTGATGAGATGTGTGCTTAACTCCATCTGACACACCATGCGCACTTGTGGGTATTGCGTGCCTTTAGGTCGAGAAAATGCATCGCTATTCTCTTTAGAATCATCAGTACGCCAAGTGACACCATCAACACCGAGTAGTGTTAAACCATTCCAGTGAGCAAAGTTGGCTTGTTCGCACCAGCGCTTTGACATGAGTTGAAAGACATCGTGTATCGCTTGTTCGCCTAGCTGTTTACGCCGTTGCGTGAGTGCACTTGGCGCAACGAAAGGCTTACCTTCACGGTCAACAATATCGAGCTGATTCACAATATCAGCTATCGACTTGTCATTATAAAGCTCCATTCCAACAAGCAACCAGACCAGTGACTCAAGCGACAGCTTGCGCTTTCTCAGCGTAACCGTATCGGACAAAGCATAGGCATCATTGATGAGCTCAACGGGTAACAAATCAGCCAGTGTTTCAATTTGATTGGGCTTCCAGTCATTGATGATGTTGAGTGCTTGTGAGACGTCCATAAACGAAAAAATCCGATGCCATTAATGACATCGGATTTTGCTATACCTAGAAAGATCGTCAATGGACCTGTCTTAACTGATCGGCATTAGAGGTGCAAAGTATGCTATTTGAAGACCACTACTCGAATATCATCAAAACCTTCTGGTGGGGCCTCGGTCTTTCAATTGTTGGTATGATGTTAGCGGTGGTGGTTGTTGGCTATTTTGTATTGTTAGCCGTTTGGGTCTGGTCAATTTTCAAGATTATAAAAGGTCTTGCAAAAATCACTTCAAACAAAGCCTATAATTCTTAATCAAGACTGTCAGAAAGGCGCTTAACTAGCGTTTTTCTGACTATTTGGCTTTGTTTACGTATATGCTTTACCGCTGTCACCCGGTTTGGGATATGAAGAACTTAGCTGCTCAGCAAAAAATTAGAACTCCCACTAGCGCTTAACGCAGGATCGGTATCTTCGGTTTCGGTTCTGTCTTTCAACCCTATGCCAGCATAATCATGGGTATCTCATATAATTGCTACCAATTAATTGATAGTATTGACAATTATGGCTGCTTGGATAATTATTGATCTCATTAATAATAAAGGTTGGTTTAACTATCAATGCGTAAATGTCCCTCCATTATCAATCTCACTTTCGACAATCAAAGTCTTGAAGCAATCGAAGAAATTAAAAGTATGCACGAGCTAGAGAAACACGCGCGTATCTGGCTAACAATTGGAAATCTATTCAATATATTTGGCGGTAGTGCCTTGAGGAGCACAACATCAGGAGGTGCTAAAGAGCTTTTTAATTTGATACCAAATGATGCTATTAGAAATACAGCTAAAGGGGTGGCTAAAGGCGGCAGTGCTGAAGTAAGCCAAACTAGTTATGCAATATCTCAGGCAAACTGGGAGTATTACTTTAAATCTTATGTTGGTATAAGTGCAATAAAAAGAAAGAAAATTGAAGAGTTGGCGCATAGGCAAGCTGTAAGTCACCAAGCCAATCCTAAAGAATACGCGTTTTGGAAAGCTATTTATTTAGGGTGCCAACAATAATGAAATTTTTAACCTACCACTTACTATCACTTTCGTTTTTGTTGGCTTCCGCCAGTGTACTAGCGGACGGCTTTTACTTTACCCATCTTAATGACAAAATTGTTGAGTATTCCGATAAAATTGAAGTGTGTGATAGTAAAAAAGTGATCCCCGATTTAAACGATGAAGAATTGAGCGTATTAAGACGGATCATTACAAAAGAACCTTTGGTTTGGGCTTACTTGACTGAAAAATCTTATAATCAATGCCTGCAGCCTGAGCGCGGTGAATTAGCAGAGCTTTTACTAATATATGAACACTTAGATTTACCTGTTGCCACAAGTAAACTTGTTTCTGTAACGGGTGAGCTAACTTATAAACAAAGCCTTGACGCTTTGAAAGCTTATGAGTCGATCGATTCATCGGATAAAGAATTTATTGAAGATATGGAAGCTTTGCGCAAGCCGATTAAAGCACTTGAGACGTTTGAAAAAATAATGGGCATGTAGTGTTTAGCGTTCGCTCAAACAGACTTCAACTTCTCCCTTTGCTCACTTGCGCTACTCGGCGAAGATGAGGGGATAAATTCTGCTAGTAATTTAGCCTACTTAGGCATCTCGAGGCTCGTTGAAGCTTAATGACATCGCCGCAGGCGAAAGCTTTAAAGTTGTTAAGATGCAAAGCTTATTAAACCCGATAGGACGAAATCACCCTTAACAGCTCAATACAAAAGAACCCCTAATCCCCCAGCAAAAAATTAGAACTCCCACTAGCGTTTAACGCAGGGTCGGTATCTTCGGTTTCGGTTCTGTCTTTTAGCCCAATGCCCGAGAGCTTCAACTTAAGCGCTTCGCTTAATAGGAAAAAAGCCTTGTGGCTGGCTTGTGGGTAGTTCAAACCTTCGGGGCGAATGTTAGAAATACAGTTTCTGCTGGAGTCTTTGGCGCCCCGTTTGGGGTTCCAGGTTAAATAAATGCCCATGCTATCGGGTGAGCTTAAGCCTGGCCGTTCGCCAATCAATATCATGGTGATTTTGGCTTTTAAACATTCCCCCACATCGTCGGCCACCGCAACCCGGCCTTGAGTCACTACGCTAATTGGCGCTAGCGACCAGCTGTGCTTAGCGTCTTGCTGCAATTCGCCTAGTAGTTGCTCTAACATGGGTAGGGCGTGGCGCTGAATCGCGGTAGATGACAGCCCATCGGCGATCACTATCGACAAATCGTAAGCCTGCTCGCTACTGGCGCGAAACGCTTCTAG from Agarivorans gilvus includes the following:
- a CDS encoding serine/threonine-protein kinase, giving the protein MAANYTGLFSDYELDQALKRADAKLLGLVELAKSEENEVYKQVDKQTILEELIGEGGSSVVYRGKDTALNRPVAVKLIKPSLSALFGVKASPEEGQLQAKFDHPNIATIHRYVNWRCPALDGIIAELGYDNISVYVMEFVSNAEPIIKSASRLSLRSKLDLMCQTISAVAEANHQGVIHADIKPDNILYSADNGKLKVIDMGISGRDELKQLSSSQRIKMGSGTPFYAAPEQLAGTFSRIPAWDVYSCCAVLLELILGEYSEQNLTLKDALEERGLKP
- a CDS encoding S8 family serine peptidase; translated protein: MYKAFLSVVLAVIVGLSSSSVLAIASQDLPVRVVVKPKLKAQSSIGSGYRTLRFSGDPEEVIKSLQETGLYSLVELDVVVSNNPPVKSQSGFKEFFFDNVPYNLISEEGFAGLTVLNDEHFAGQYSWMHYNTDFTGASREFKSGSNILKAYSAVEPNNTVDVVVLDGGFPAPGYTTDIAFAADSYDFTTLNSKRDAVYYEDDLNGCDHGYGVASILGAVANNGVGGAGMGEFSITAGKVLSCDVGYLSDSADALRWAAGGETEYYAYDEANDTWYWEVVPAREKVADVVNMSLGGESYECPDYMQEAVDFAISQGTTVVVAAGNDNLDASQFAPANCRGVITVGALELGGAKADFSNFGENVDVAALGVEVSAACAYGEGCWWSGTSFASPLVAGQLAMIKSEVPELSPAEVEYLLKQTANPFNMDLADNIDNSCAAGRCGAGVTDAFAFLEAAREFDAGSLFSIRHVLQDEECPEALFLNATGQSLRLCEMYEATLGLPDDTVSHYELYRVPVSESILSTEFGELIASSNSVKLVLGDIDSSEYRYGVKACMDDVCAAELVELNTNSISKPASCTGI
- a CDS encoding IS4 family transposase codes for the protein MDVSQALNIINDWKPNQIETLADLLPVELINDAYALSDTVTLRKRKLSLESLVWLLVGMELYNDKSIADIVNQLDIVDREGKPFVAPSALTQRRKQLGEQAIHDVFQLMSKRWCEQANFAHWNGLTLLGVDGVTWRTDDSKENSDAFSRPKGTQYPQVRMVCQMELSTHLITASAFDDYNVNEMVLAEKLIKDTPDHSLTMFDRGFYSMGLLHAWQSAGTERHWLLPLKKNTQYTVLRSLGRNDKLVTLTSNPRARKLWPELSETMTARLVTRNINGKTFEVLTSMIDPMRFPAADIGSLYGHRWEIELGYREQKQFMLGERLTPRSRKPELVRQELWGILLSYNLIRYQMVEMCFALKGSYLPYQLSFNGALAHVMRLLVGLPYSSPGAIPRQLKHFYGMAESLILPPRRERTFPRCVKPRPQRYARNKNTVHLK
- the eutC gene encoding ethanolamine ammonia-lyase subunit EutC, giving the protein MTKAPKQAMAQHSELVTESPWQSLKKFTSARIALGRSGNSVPTKQLLDFQLDHARAIDAVHKALDLTSLVAQLQQSGIIQQLVSEQPIVLNTKAADRMVYLQRPDFGRQLSDTSWQQLEAFRASSEQAYDLSIVIADGLSSTAIQRHALPMLEQLLGELQQDAKHSWSLAPISVVTQGRVAVADDVGECLKAKITMILIGERPGLSSPDSMGIYLTWNPKRGAKDSSRNCISNIRPEGLNYPQASHKAFFLLSEALKLKLSGIGLKDRTETEDTDPALNASGSSNFLLGD